A single window of Nicotiana sylvestris chromosome 3, ASM39365v2, whole genome shotgun sequence DNA harbors:
- the LOC104214671 gene encoding large ribosomal subunit protein eL33y-like encodes MVKGRQGERIRLYVRGTVLGYKRSKSNQYPSTSLIQIEGVNTKEEVDWYLGKRMAYIYKAKTKKNNSHYRCIWGKVCRPHGNSGVVRAKFNSNLPPKSMGSKVRVFMYPSNI; translated from the exons ATGGTGAAAGGACGCCAAGGAGAGCGCATCAG ACTCTATGTCAGAGGAACCGTTCTCGGATACAAAAG GTCGAAATCGAACCAGTACCCAAGCACTTCGTTGATTCAGATCGAGGGAGTGAACACTAAAGAGGAAGTGGATTGGTACCTCGGAAAGCGCATGGCGTACATCTACAAGGCTAAGACAAAGAAGAACAACTCTCACTATCGCTGCATTTGGGGTAAGGTTTGCAGGCCTCATGGAAACAGCGGCGTCGTCAGAGCTAAGTTCAACTCTAACTTGCCACCTAAGTCTATG GGATCTAAGGTCAGGGTTTTCATGTACCCAAGCAATATATAA